One stretch of Prionailurus viverrinus isolate Anna chromosome C1, UM_Priviv_1.0, whole genome shotgun sequence DNA includes these proteins:
- the EVX2 gene encoding homeobox even-skipped homolog protein 2 — MMERIRKEMILMERGLHSPTTGKRFSNLSDSAGNAVLEALENSQHPARLSPRLPSAPLHGALGDLPAKGKFEIDTLFNLQHPGSESTVSSEISSAAEGRKKPGHYSEAAAEADMSSDVEVGCSALRSPGGLAAAPLKENNGKGYSESGSAAGTTTSASGSGLGSLHGGGGSGSGGGGGGGGGASLGGSGSGADQVRRYRTAFTREQIARLEKEFYRENYVSRPRRCELAAALNLPETTIKVWFQNRRMKDKRQRLAMSWPHPADPSFYTYMMTHAAATGSLPYPFHSHVPLHYYPHVGVTAAAAAAAASGAAAAASSPFATSIRPLDTFRALSHPYSRPELLCSFRHPGLYQTPAAAAGLNSAASAAAAAAAAAAAASSAAAAGAPPSGGSAPCSCLSCHSSQSAAAAAAAAAAALGSRGGGGGGGGGGGGGGAGAAGGSDFGCSAAAPRSESGFLPYSAAVLSKTAVSPPDQRDEAPLTR, encoded by the exons ATGatggaaagaataagaaaagagatGATTCTGATGGAGAGGGGGCTGCACAGCCCCACGACGGGCAAGCGGTTCTCCAATTTATCCGATTCGGCTGGCAATGCTGTGCTCGAGGCCCTGGAAAATTCGCAGCACCCGGCTCGCCTCAGCCCGCGCCTGCCGTCCGCCCCCCTGCACGGCGCTCTGGGAGACCTCCCTGCCAAGGGCAAATTCGAAATAGACACTTTGTTCAACCTGCAGCACCCGGGCAGCGAAAGCACCGTCTCCTCCGAAATCTCGTCCGCCGCCGAAGGCCGTAAAAAGCCGGGTCATTATTCAGAGGCGGCCGCCGAGGCGGACATGAGCAGCGACGTGGAGGTGGGCTGCTCGGCGCTGCGCTCCCCTGGCGGCCTTGCTGCCGCGCCGCTCAAGGAAAACAATGGCAAAG GGTACTCGGAGAGCGGCTCCGCCGCGGGCACCACGACGTCTGCGTCGGGCTCCGGCCTTGGCAGCCTGCATggaggcggcggcagcggcagcggcggcggcggcggcggcggcgggggcgcgtCGCTGGGCGGCTCCGGCTCTGGCGCGGATCAGGTGCGGCGCTACCGCACGGCGTTCACCCGCGAACAGATCGCGCGCCTGGAGAAAGAGTTCTACAGGGAGAACTATGTGTCGCGGCCCCGCCGGTGTGAGCTGGCCGCTGCGCTCAACCTGCCCGAAACCACCATCAAG GTGTGGTTCCAGAACCGGCGCATGAAGGACAAGCGGCAGCGCCTGGCTATGTCGTGGCCGCACCCGGCCGACCCCAGCTTCTACACCTACATGATGACGCACGCGGCCGCCACCGGAAGCCTGCCCTACCCCTTCCACTCGCACGTGCCGCTGCACTATTACCCGCACGTGGGTGTCACGGCTGCGGCCGCGGCGGCTGCGGCCTCCGGCGCAGCGGCCGCGGCCTCGTCGCCCTTCGCCACTTCCATCCGCCCGCTGGACACCTTCCGTGCCCTCTCGCACCCCTACTCCCGGCCGGAGCTGCTGTGCAGCTTCCGCCACCCGGGCCTCTACCAGACGCCCGCGGCCGCCGCGGGGCTCAACAGCGCGGCCTCGGCCGCCGCGGCTGCAGCAGCTGCGGCGGCTGCGGCCTCCTCGGCCGCGGCGGCCGGGGCGCCCCCCAGCGGCGGCTCCGCGCCCTGCTCGTGCCTCAGTTGCCACAGCAGTCAATCCGCCGCGGCGGCCGCAGCAGCGGCCGCGGCGGCCCTGGGCTCCcggggtggcggcggcggcggcggcgggggtggcggcggcggcggcgcgggggccGCCGGCGGCTCGGACTTCGGTTGCAGCGCCGCGGCTCCTCGCTCCGAGAGCGGCTTCCTGCCCTACTCAGCCGCCGTCCTTAGCAAGACCGCCGTGAGCCCGCCGGACCAGAGGGACGAGGCACCGCTCACCAGATAA